One region of Quercus lobata isolate SW786 chromosome 2, ValleyOak3.0 Primary Assembly, whole genome shotgun sequence genomic DNA includes:
- the LOC115963053 gene encoding zinc finger BED domain-containing protein RICESLEEPER 2-like encodes MEPSSDAPPSQATPTAQAVPTATPTNVEVPPLPPKGNNRKKSITWNHFEKVDIGEDHFKAVCNYCQKTYLANNKGYGTVNLLNHTPICVKNPNRKTLKGQQTLAFEPKIDGEEGFQLVPIVFTVETSRKALAKMVIIDELPFRFVEGYGFQRYATTLQPKLRIRDIPSRQTMARNVIGIYGVEREKLRGALKGRRVCLTTDTWTSIQNLCYMFLTGHFIDDDWKLHKRILNFCQVEDHKGETIGRKIELCLHEWGISGIFTLTVDNASSNGVTIKFLENVTKDWEGTVLEHEFLHMRCCAHILNLIVGDGMREIDASIAKVREAVRYVKSSPNRNQTFVGFVERLGIESKSLLCLDVPTRWNSTYLMLETIQKFEKVFIRMSFEDDSYSSYFMNKENSGGMKSPSSIDFQNCRIFVGFLKLFYNATKKFSSSLYVTANIFF; translated from the coding sequence ATGGAACCCTCAAGTGATGCACCCCCTTCCCAAGCAACACCTACTGCCCAAGCTGTACCTACTGCCACTCCAACTAATGTTGAGGTTCCCCCACTTCCACCTAAAGGTAATAATAGGAAAAAGTCTATTACTTGGAaccattttgaaaaagtagataTTGGTGAGGATCATTTTAAGGCTGTTTGCAATTACTGTCAAAAAACTTATCTAGCTAATAATAAGGGGTATGGTACTGTTAATTTATTGAATCATACGCCAATCTGTGTTAAAAACCCTAATAGAAAGACACTTAAAGGGCAACAAACCTTAGCGTTTGAACCCAAAATAGATGGGGAGGAAGGGTTTCAACTTGTACCAATAGTCTTTACTGTTGAGACTTCTAGAAAGGCACTTGCTAAAATGGTTATAATAGATGAGTTGCCTTTTAGGTTTGTTGAAGGGTATGGGTTTCAAAGATATGCAACAACCTTACAACCTAAGTTGCGAATTAGGGATATCCCATCTCGTCAAACTATGGCTAGGAATGTGATTGGCATTTAtggtgttgagagagagaaattaaggGGGGCCTTGAAGGGTCGTAGGGTGTGTCTTACTACGGACACATGGACAAGTATTCAAAATCTGTGTTATATGTTCCTTACAGGTCATTTTATTGATGATGATTGGAAGTTGCATaagagaattttgaatttttgtcaagttgaaGACCATAAGGGGGAGACTATAGGTAGAAAGATTGAGTTGTGTTTGCATGAGTGGGGTATTAGTGGTATATTCACTTTAACAGTGGACAATGCTAGCTCAAATGGTGTCACCATTAAGTTTTTGGAAAATGTAACTAAAGATTGGGAGGGGACTGTTTTAGAACATGAGTTCTTACACATGAGGTGTTGTGCACATATCCTAAATCTGATTGTGGGGGATGGTATGAGAGAAATTGATGCATCCATTGCAAAGGTGCGTGAAGCTGTGAGGTATGTGAAGTCCTCACCAAATAGGAATCAaacttttgtgggttttgtggagAGATTAGGTATTGAGTCTAAGTCTCTCCTTTGTCTAGATGTACCAACTAGGTGGAACTCTACCTACCTCATGTTAGAAACTatacaaaaatttgagaaagtgtTCATACGAATGAGCTTTGAGGATGATAGTTATTCTTCATACTTTATGAACAAGGAGAATAGTGGTGGTATGAAATCTCCTAGTagtattgattttcaaaattgtaggatatttgtgggttttttgaAGCTTTTTTACAATGCCACGAAAAAGTTTTCAAGTTCTTTGTATGTTACTGCAAACatctttttttga